Within Raineyella sp. W15-4, the genomic segment CCGGCGTGCCGGCCGCGCCGGCTCCGGTCCCGGCCGGCGTCACCGCCGCCCTCGGCACCCTGCCGGCCGGTGCGGCCGGTCTGGTCGAGGCGGTCCCGGCCGGCGCCGACGCGTACGACCTGCTGCCCGCCCCGCGGGCGGTGGGAATGGCGCCGCTGGGCTCCGGGGCAGCGACCCTCCCGGCCGACCCGACTGCCTTCGCGATCGGCGGGTTGACCCTGTCCGGCACCCGCGACGAGGTGGCCGAGGCGTCTGCCCCCGGTGCCGCGGCGCTCGCCGCCGGCCCCGGGGAGGAGGCGTACGCGATCGGCGGCACCGTCCAAGGACCGCAGGGGTACCCGCCGCTGCACGACCCGGTGCTGGCCGCCGTCGTCCCGGTCGCGCCGGCCGAGGAGGTGGCCCCGGACGGCTACGTGATCGGCGAGGAGCACCCGTCGATCCTGCGGTCGGACGCCCTGTTCGACGCCCGCACCGCGCTCGAGCTGGGGGTGATGGAGCTGACCATCGGCCGGCTGGACAGCGGGCAGCTGACCGGCTACCGGATGCTCGCCGACGCCTGCCGCCCGTTCGTCGACGGTGTCCGGTTCGTCGATGCGGACGCCTTCACCGACACCAATGCGGTGTTCCACGAGTACCCGTTCACCTTCACCGGCAACGAGCACCTGCTCGAGGCGTACCGCCGGCTCGGGGTCGCCGGGCACATGCACGAGATGCTGCCGCACGGCCAGTGGTGTCACCCGGACGTGATCGGTGACCACGACCGGATCATCGACGCCTTCGCGGCCGGTGACCGGGAGCTGGCCCGGCGGCTGATCATCGAGCACGCCGAGCACGGCAAGGAGACCACCCGGCGGGCGATGATCCGCGGCGGTCTGCTGGACGAGCCGGGCTATCTCAGCCCGGGCCGGTTCACCGGCAAGGTCGTCCTGGTCACCGGCGCCGCCCAGGGCATCGGCGCCCGGGTGGCCCGCCGGATCGCCGCCGAGGGCGGCCGGCTGGTCCTCGCCGACCGGTCCGGCCTGCTCGACGAGGTGGTCGCCGGGATCTCCCGCACCGGCGGCACCGCGACGGCGGTCCGGGCCGATCTGGAGACGTACGCCGGCGCCACCGCGGTGGTCGACGCAGCGGTGGCGGCGTACGGGCGGATCGACGTGGCCATCCATGTGGTCGGCGGCACCATCTGGCGCAAACCGTACGAGGAGTACCGGGAGGAGGAGATCGAGCAGGAGATCCGTCGCTCGCTCTTTCCCACCCTGTGGTCCTGCCGCGCGGTGCTGCCACAGCTCTACGCCCAGGGCCACGGCACCATCGTCAACGTCTCGTCGACGGCGACGATGGGGCTCAACCGGCTGCCGTACGCCGCGGCGAAGGGTGGGGTGAACACGCTGACCAAGTCGCTGGCCTTCGAGGCGGCCCCGCACGGGGTCCGGGTGGTGGCCACCGCACCGGGGGGCACCGAGGCCCCGCCGCGGCGGATCCCACGCGGCGGCGAGCCACAGAACCCGCAGCAGGAGGCCTGGCACCAGGTCACTGTCGACCAGACGGTGGAGTCCTCGCTGCTCAAACGGTACGGCACCCTCGACGAGCAGGCGGCGGCGATCTGCTTCCTCGCCTCGGACGAGGCCTCCTACATCACCGGCTCGATCCTGCCGGTGGCGGGGGGCGACTTCGGCGGATGATCCCCGGCGGAAAGGCGCCCGCGCCGGTGCGCCGGACCTATGATGCTGCAATGCAGCCGGCGGAGTCGCCACTGATCGGGCGGGAGCGTGAGCTCCGGACGCTGAGCGAGCTGTTCGGGACCGCCCTCGCGGGGGCGCCGGCGGTGATCGTGGTGGCCGGGACCGCCCATGTCGGGACCACGGCGCTGGTCACCGAGGCGGTCCGCCGGGCCCGGCGGGCGGCACCCGGCGCGCAGCTGCTCCGGCTGCGGGGGCTGGCCTGGGAACGCCGGCTGCCCGGCGAACTCGCCCGGCGGTTGTGCGCCGCGGCGGACGCCCGCGACGGCGTCCGCTCCCCCGGGTCACCGCCGGTGACCGCCGCGGGCCCTCCCGCCGCCGACCCGCAGGCACTGACCGCAGCGGTCCTCGACCGGCTCCGGGGCGGGCCGGCGGGCGGGCTGCTGCTGGTCGTCGAGGACGCCCAGCACGCCGACCCGGCCTCGCTGCGGGTGATCTCCTCGGCGGTCGAACGGCTCGCCGCAGCACCGGTCGTCGTGGTCCTCGAGATCACCGTCGAGGAGACGAGCGACCCGGAGCTCGCGGCGGTGCTGCGGGCGCATCGGGCCGACACGGTGCTGGTCGGCGGGCTCGGGGCGGATGCGGTGCGTGATCTGGCCCGGTCCCGCGGTCAACTCCTCAGTCCCGACGCGGCGCGGCGACTGGCCGCCTTCACCGGCGGGCTGCCCGGGCTGGTGGTGGAGTTGCTCGACGAGTTCCCCGGCCTGGACCGGGAGGCATCGTACGACGCCCTGCCGGCGCCGCGCAGCGTCCGGCAGGAGCTGGCCGCCGTGCTGGGCGACGCCACCGGCGGGGTCCGCGACCTGGTCACTGCGCTGGCGGTGTGCGGGCCGGGCACCCCGGCCGGTGAGGTCGCCGCGCTGGCCGGGCTGGCCGACATGCTGCCGGCACTCGACGAGGCCCGGGCCCGGGGTCTGCTGCGGGTCCGCAGTCATCAGGGTCGGCTGACGCTCGCCTTCACCACTCCGATGCTGGCCGCCGCCGGGTACGAGGCGGTCGACCTGGTCACCCGGCGCCGGCTGCACCTGGCGGCGGCGGAGCGGGCCACCGACGACTTCGACCGGGCCCAGCACCTGTTCGCCGCCGGCCAGGGACCCGACGCCCCGTTGGCCGAACGGACCGCCGCGCTGGCCGAGACGTACGCCGCCGACGGCCGCTGGCGGCAGGCCGCCGACAGCTGGGTGCTCGCCGCCCGGGGACATCCGGACCGTGGGCTCAGCCGGCGCTACCTGGAGCTGGCCCTCGACGCGATGACCGGGGCCGGGGACCTGCACGAGGCGGAACTGCTGGCCCAGGAGGTGGAGTCCTTCCCCGGCACCGCCCGGCGCGACGAGGCCCTCGGCTACCTGGCCACGGTCAAGGCCCGCCGCGGGGCGGCCGAGCAACTGCTGCACCGGGCCCTGGCCGAGGCCGGTGACGACGCGGAGGTCGAGGCGATCGCCGCCCACCGGCTGTCCCTGCACGCGCTGGGCGAGGTCGATGCCGAGGCGCTGGTCACCTGGGGAGACCGGAGCATCTCGGCCGCCGACCGGCTGGGCCGGCCGGACCTGCCGGCGGCCGTCGAGGCGCACACCATGCTGGGGCTGGGCCTCGGCATGGCCGGGCGGGTCGCCGAGGCGGAGGCGGCCTACCGGCGAACCCTGGAGGTGCTGGTCACCGGGGCCCAGCGGCAGCGGGCCCTGATGGGGCACGGCTGGCTGGAACTGGCCTGGGACCGGCCCCACCAGGCGATCCAGGACTTCCAGGCCGCCATCCCCCAGGACTTCTGGCAGGGCTCGTCCCGGGTCGCGCTGTGGGCGTCCGGCTGGCTGGCCCGGGCCCACCTCGAGGTCGGCGAATGGGACAGCGCGATGGCCGTCGTCGAGCGTGCCCAGGACCTGCTCGACCGCACCGGCACCGAGCTGATCGCCCCACTGATCCACTGGACCGGGGCGGAGATCAGCGCGCTGCGCGGGCTGTCGGCCCAGGCCGACTGGCACGTCTCCCAGTGCCTCGCGGTGAGCTCGGAGTACCTGGTCACCCGGTTGCCGACCGCGATGGCCCGCACCCGGGTGGCGCAGGCCCGCTCCGATGCGGCCGCGAGTCTGCACGCAATGGAGCCGATCGCCACCGCCCAACGCCCGTCGAGCGTCGACGAGCCCGGCTTCTGGCCCTGGCACGACCTGTGGGCCGGCGCGCTGTCGCTCACCGGTCGCCTCGACGAGGCGGACGCGTTCCTGCGCCCGCACGAGCAGCGGGCCCTGGAGGCGGGCCGACACAGCACGACCGCCCGGCTGGCGATGGCGCGCGGCCGGCTGACCTCGCTGCGGGGCGACATCGAGGGGGCCCGGCAGTCCTTCGAGGAGGCGCTCGCCCTGGTCGAGGACGCGCCCTACAGCTACCTGCGGACCCGGATCAACTTCCTCTACGGCCAGGCGCTGCGGCGGGCCGGCAAGCGCCGCGAGGCGGGGGTGGTGCTGCGCCGGGCGCTGGACGGCTTCTCCGCCGTCGGGGCGTCGGTCTACGTGGAGCGCTGTCACCGGGAGCTGCAGGCCGGCGGCGCCGGCGGGACCCGCCCGGCCGGTTTCGACGTCGAGTCGTTGACCGCCCAGGAGCAGGCGGTGGCCCGGCTGGTGGCCCGGGGCCTGAGCAACGCCGACGTCGGTCGAGAGCTGTTCATCTCGGTCAAGACGGTGCAATTCCACCTGACCCGGGTCTACAGCAAGCTCGGCGTACGGTCCCGCACCGAGCTCGCCGCGCACCGCGGGGAGCTCACCGAGGCCACCGGATAGGACGCACTCGGCGGGGGGCTCAGAGCCAGCCCACCCGCGGGGCCAGCACGGCGTAGCCGACGAAGGCGACCACGTCGATGGCGGTGTGGGCCACCACCAGCGGCAGCACTCGACCGGACCGCCGGTACCAGAGGCCGAAGACCAGCCCCATCACGATGTTGCCGGCGAAGCCACCCCACCCCTGGTAGAGGTGGTAGCTGCCGCGCAGCAGCGCCGAGGCCACCAGCACCGCCCACGGCGGCCACCCCAGCCGCGGCAGCCGGTCGAAGAGGTAGCCGACGACGATGACCTCCTCGAGCAGGCCGTTCATCAGCGCCCGGGCCACCAGCACCAGCATCGCCCAAACACTGGTGCCGAGCCCGGCGGCCTGGACGTCGGCGGCCAGCCCGGCGGCCCGGGCAGCCAGGAACAACCCGAGCCCCGGGACACCGATCAGCGCCGCCAGCCCCAGCCCGGCCGCGAGATCACGCCCCCAGCCGCGGCGCCGCAGGTCCATCCCGATCGCCGCCCAGGGGGCGGCATGGGTGCGGCCGAGCAGGTACACCGCGAGCAGCGCCGGCACCACCGGCAGCAGGGTCTCGACGACCTGGTAGATCGCGTCGAGCCAGGGCCGGTCGGGCACCAGCGTCGGGTTGAGCTGGCTGGTCTGGGCGGCAACCCCGCCCGGCCGGGTGGACATGTCGATGATCGACAGCACCGCGTAGACCGCCGACCGGCCCAGCGAGACGAAGAGCAGCAGTAGCACCTCCAGCGCGTACGCCGCTCGCGGCGCGGCGGTGGTGGGTCCCGCCGACCGTTCCTCGGCTGCAGGTCCCCGCACCGGAGCCTCCGGTGGCTGTCCGGTCACGACGGCTGCGGGGCGAGGTCGACCGACTCGGCCACCCGATCGCGGGTCCAGGCGAGCGCGTCGGCGAGGGTGCGTTCCCGCGCTGCCCGGCTGTCCGCGGCACGGGTGTTCAGCTCCAGGCACAGGTCGCCGGTGTAACCGTGGCCGATGGTGTGCTGCAGGACCTGTGCGGCGTCCTGGTTGCCGGTCCCCGGGGCAAGGTGTTCGTCGCGGAAGGACCCCAGGCCGTCGGTCAGGTGCATGTGCTGCAGCCGGTCGCCCCAGGCCCGGGCCAGGTCCAGCGAGCGCACCTGCGCGGTCGCGGCGTGCGACAGGTCCAGGGTGAGGTGCTCGAACGGCTCGTCGGTCGGGTCCCAGGTCGGCCGGTAGGCCTTGTACTCCCCCGCCGGCGTACGCCACGGGTACATGTTCTCGACGCAGAACCGCACCCCGGTCTCCCGGGAGACCTCGGCGATGCCGGTGACGAACCCGGTCGCGTAGTCGCCCTGCCAGCGGAACGGCGGGTGCACCACGACCACGTCGCAGTCCAGCGCCAGCGCCATCTCGGCGGAGCGGCGCAGCTTGTCCCAGTGGCCGGTGCCGCGCCAGACCAGCTGGGTGACCACCAGGGTCGGGGCGTGGATCGAGGTCACCGGCACCCCGTGGTAGTCGCGCAGCTTCTCCAGGGCGTCGACGTCGGCGGCGACCTGGTCGATGCCGATCATCACCTCGACCCCGTCGTAGCCGAGCCGGGCCGCCACCTCGAACGTGCTGGCCGTCGACTCCGGGAACATCGACGCGGTGGAGAGGGTCACCAGGTTCCGGGAACCGTCACCGCTCGCCGGGCCGCCGGCCGTCCCCGCTCTGTCGCTCTCCGTGGGGTCCGCCTGGGTGCTGTCCATCTGTGGTTCTCCGGGGTCCTGGGCCGACGACCGGTCGGTGGCGTACGTCCCGCCGCTGCGGGGCACGGTTCCAGAGTAGCGAGGCCGCGGAGGCCCGCCGGGGCGCGGCAGGACCGGCGGCGACCGGCGCTCAGCCCAGCGCCGAGGTGGCGGTCGGCAGGTCGGTGTCGACGTGCTTGATGGACCGTGCCTTCAGGCCGTTGCGCTGCCAGTACTGCAGGTGGTCGAGGTAGTTGAGGATGACACCCTCACGCAGCGCCCACGGACACAGCTCCACCGACTCCGCGCCGGTCAGCTCCATCACCGACTCGGCGACGATCGCGCCGGCCAGCAGCTGCTCGGCACGGTCCTTGGAGACCCCCGGCAGCTCCGCCCGCTGCGCCGGGGTCATCGCGGCGAGCCGGTCGACCCAGCCGGACAAGTCGGCCAGCCGCAGCTCGCGGTGGACGTACGGCCCCTCGCTCGACGGCGCCGCGCCGCCGGTGATCCGGCCCAGGGACCGGAAGGTCTTCGAGGTGGCCACCCACCGGTCGAACGGCGCGCGGCGCAGCAGCTCACCGACCACGGCGCCGATCTCGGCCCGGACGTAGCGCCGGCACGCGGCCGGCCCACCCTCGTCCTTGTACATCCGGTACATCCGGCCCGCGCCGACCGGCACCGACAGCGCCACCTCCGGCTCCTCGTCGGAGCCGCCGGCCATCTCCAACGACCCGCCGCCGATGTCGAGCACCCCGAGGCGCCCGGCCGACCAGCCGTACCAGCGCCGGACGGCCAGGAAGGTGGCCCGCGCCTCGTCCTGCCCGGACAGCACCCGCAGTTCGACCCCGGTCCGGTCCTTGACCGTCGCCAGCACTTCTTCGGTGTTGCTCGCCTCCCGCAGCGCGGAGGTGACGAAGGGGAGCACCCGCGAGCACCCGGTCGTCTCGGCGAATTCCTTGCACTCCTGGACCATCGCCACCAGGGCGTCGGTGCCCGCGGCGGAGAGTGTCTCCTCGGCGGTGATGTGCTCGGCCATCCGCATCACCCGCTTGTGCGAGGCGGCGGGGATCGGCGGACCACCGACCCTGGCATCCACGACCAGCAGGTGGACGGTGTTGGACCCCACGTCGAGCACTCCGAGCCGCATGCGCCCACGGTAGTGCACCGGCCACCGGGCCCGCCCGGGTCGTCTGCGGATCCGCGCCCGGGCCCGTGGCCGGCACCTAGGATGTCGGCATGTCTGTGGCACAGTCCGTCGGGTCCCGGGTCCCCACGCAGGCCGAGGCCGGGCCGCGTCTGGCCGAGGGCGAGATCGCCGACGGCTTCCCCCGGCTCTGGGTCGAGTTCACCGACCCCGCCGACCAGGACCAGGTGTTCCGCTGCGACCTGACCTGGCTCACCTCGCGGTGGACCTGCCTGTTCGGGGCAGGGTGCCGCGGCCTCTACGCCGGGCGGCCGGACGACGGCTGCTGCACCCTGGGGGCCCACTTCAGTGCACCCGAGGACGAGCAGCGGGTCGCTGGCTGGGTCGACCACCTCGACGACACGCTGTGGCAGTACGCCGGGGCACACGGCACCGATCCGGACGGCACCCCGTGGTCGGCCCGGCGGGACTGGGCCGTCGAGGTGGCCGAGGAACACGATCCGGCCGAGGACACCGAGCCGGCGGAGGCCGCGGAGGCCGGGACCGGTTCCACGGTCGAACGGGCCACCCGGCTGGTCGCCGGCGCCTGCATCTTCCTCAACCGCCCCGGATTCGCCGGCGGCCCCGGCTGCGCCCTGCACCACCTGGCGACCCGGACCGGGGTGTCGATCACGCAGACCAAGCCGGACGTGTGCTGGCAGCTGCCGATCCGGCGACTGTTCCGCGAGGTCGAGCGCGGTGACGGCTCGACCTACACCGAGGTGAGCATCGGGGAGTACGTCCGCTCCGGCTGGGGCGACGGCGGCCACGAGTTCGACTGGTACTGCACCTCGACCCCGGCCGCCCACCGCGCTGCCGAGCCCGTCCACCGCTCGCTCGCCGCCGAACTGACCGCACTGATGGGCCCGGCCGGGTATGCCGTCCTGGCCCGGCACTGCGCGGAACTGGAGGCGTCCCCGCTGGCCCTGACCGGTCATCCGGCGACCCGCGCCGGACAGGACCTCTTATCACACAGGTCTTGACATCCACGTCCGGGCCCCCGTGAAAAGACACGATCCCCGAGGGCGCACAATGGCTCCATGCATGTAGACCACCTCTCGTACGCCGCCGGGCCGGAGGGACTCCTGGCCTCAGCCCAGTTCCTCAGCGACGCGCTCGGGGTGGACTCCCGCGACGGAGGCTTCCACCCGCGGTTCGGCACCCGCAACCGCCTGATTCCCCTTGCCGACGGCCGGTACATCGAGATCGTCGAGGTGCTGGACCATCCCGCCGCGGATAAGGCGCCGTTCGGACAGGTCGTCCGGGCCCGCTCCGAGGAGGGCGGCGGCTGGATGTCCTGGGCGGTCGCCATCGACGACCTGTCCGCCTACGAGGCCAAGCTCGGCCGCGAGGCGGCGGTCGGCACCCGCCGGTTCCCCGACGGGCGTCAGCTCGAATGGCGCCAGCTCGGGATCAAGGGCCTCCAGGCCGACCCGCAGCTGCCCTTCTTCATCCGCTGGATCAGCGCCGACGAGCTGCTCCCGGCCGCCCTGTCCGCCGAGGGCCGTACGGTGTCGCTGCGGTCCCTCGAGCTGTCGGGTGATCCGGCCCGGCTCACCGACTGGCTCGGCGGCGACCCGGACATCCTGCTGGAGGGCTTCCACCTGGAGTGGACCAGCCGGCACGGTCAGCCCGGCATCATGTCCGCCACCTTCAAGACCCCGCGCGGTCTGGTGACCATCTGACCCAGCGGCCTCCCGCTGCCCCATCCGGGCTTCGCCCCGCCGGTCGTCCGCCGTCCCGAGGGGTGTGACACTCCCTCGGGACGGCGTCGCGGTTGACGTACGATCAGGGACTCAGGACGTCCCGAGGAGAACGCATGTCGCTGACGCTGCGCCCGCACATCGCGAGCATGCCGCCCTACCGGGCGGGTCGCTCGCCGAAACCGGGACCGGACGGCCGGGCCTGGAAGGTCTCCAGCAACGAGAACCCGTACGGCCCGTTGCCGGGGGTGCTGGAGGCGGTGTCGCGGTCGCTGACCGAGATGAACCGTTACCCCGACGCCGGCAACACCGAGATCACCGCCGCGGTGGCGACCCGCCACGGGCTGGACGAGGACCGGCTGGCGTTCGGCACCGGCTCGGTCGAGGTGCTGGCCCACCTGCTCGAGGCCACCTGTGGCCCCGGCGACGAGGTCGTCTACGCCTGGCGCAGCTTCGAGGCCTACCCGCTGGCGGTCCAGGTGCTCGGCGCCCGTTCGGTGCCGATCCCGCTGACCGCGACCGGGGAGCACGACCTGACGGCAATGCTCGCCGCGATCACCCCCCGTACCCGGGTGGTGATGGTGTGCACCCCGAACAACCCGACCGGGCCGGCGGTCCGGCACGACGACCTGGTGGCCTTCCTCCGCGCGGTCCGTGACGACATCGTGGTGATCGTCGACGAGGCGTACGTGGAGTACGTCACCGATCCGGACGCCACCCGCGGCCTGGAGCTGTTCGACGTGCACCCGGGGGTGGTGTCGCTGCGGACCTTCTCCAAGGCGTACGGCCTGGCCGCCCTGCGGGTCGGCTGGATGGCGGCGGCCGATCCGGCGCTGGCCCGGGCGGTGCGCGGCGCCACCATGCCGTTCGCGATCTCCGCCCCCGCCCAGACCGGGGTGCTGGCCTCCCTGGAGGCCGAGCCCGAGCTGATCGGCCGGGTCCGGGTGACGGTCCACGAGCGCGACCGGATCGCCGAGGAGCTGCGCCGACTGGGGCATCCGATCCCGGCCACCCAGGGCAACTTCGTCTGGTTCCCCGCCGGTGAGCTGACCCATGTCTGGTTCGACGCCTTCCGCGAGGCGGGCCTGATGACCCGCGCGTTCCCCGGGGAGGGGCTGCGGGTGTCGATCGCCGAGCCGGACGCCAACGACCGCATCCTCGAGGTGGCCGGCACGCTGCTCGGCTGAGCGACCGGGGCCGCGGGTGTCAGTGGCCCGTCCTAGGCTGCAGCCATGTCTCGACCGAAGACCGCCGCCCGTGATCCGTACGTCTGTTCCGAGTGCGGGTGGACCACCGCCAAATGGGTCGGCCGCTGCGGGGAGTGCCAGCAGTGGGGCACCGTCGTGGAGCAAGGGGTGCGCACCGGGTCGCTGTCCCGGGCGACCCGGCCGGTCGCGCCGAGTCACCAGGCGGTGCCCATCTCGGAAGTGCGGGGCGAGGCTGCCCACCGTACGGTGACCGGGGTCGGCGAGCTCGACCGGGTCCTCGGCGGCGGACTGGTCCCCGGCGCGGTGGTGTTGCTGGCCGGTGAGCCCGGTGTCGGCAAGTCCACCCTGCTGCTGGAGGTCGCGGCGGCCTGGGCGCAGCGGGGGCGCCGGACCCTCTACGTCACCGGCGAGGAGTCCGCGGCCCAGGTGCGGATGCGCGCCGAACGGACCGGCGACCTCTCCGAGCAGCTCTACCTGGCCGCGGAGACCGACCTGGCGACCGTGCTCGGCCACCTCGAGCAGGTCTCCCCCAGCCTGCTGGTGGTCGATTCGGTGCAGACGATGGTGGCGGAGGGCGCCGACGGCACCGCCGGCGGCGTCACCCAGGTGCGAGCGGTGACCGCGGAACTGGTCCGGGTCGCGAAGCTGCATCACCTGGCGGTGATCATCGTCGGTCACGTCACCAAGGACGGCTCGATCGCCGGCCCGCGGACCCTGGAGCATCTGGTGGATGTGGTGCTGAGCTTCGAGGGGGACCGGCACTCGGGGTTCCGGATGGTCCGGGCGACGAAGAACCGGTTCGGCGCCGCGGACGAGGTGGGCTGCTTCGAGATGCGGGAGAACGGGATCGTCGAGGTGCCCGATCCCTCGGGACTGTTCACCTCGACCACCGGCGGGGACCGGACCGTGCCGGGCACCTGCATCACCGTCACCGTCGAGGGGCGCCGCCCGCTGCTCGCCGAGATCCAGTCCCTGGTGGCGACCTCGCCGCTGCAGATCCCCCGGCGGACGAACCACGGAGTCGACTCCTCGCGGGTGGCGATGCTCACCGCGGTGCTGGAGCGGCGGGCCGCCCAGCCGCTGGGCAACAAGGACGTGTACGTCTCCACCGTCGGCGGGGCCCGGGTCGTCGACCCGGCGGCGGACCTGGCGATCGCGCTGGCGATCGCCTCCGCCACCCGGGACATCGCGCCGCCCCCGGGCCTGATGGCCCTGGGCGAGATCGGCCTGGCCGGGGAACTGCGTCGGGTGCCTGGTGCCTCCCGGC encodes:
- a CDS encoding Ppx/GppA phosphatase family protein → MRLGVLDVGSNTVHLLVVDARVGGPPIPAASHKRVMRMAEHITAEETLSAAGTDALVAMVQECKEFAETTGCSRVLPFVTSALREASNTEEVLATVKDRTGVELRVLSGQDEARATFLAVRRWYGWSAGRLGVLDIGGGSLEMAGGSDEEPEVALSVPVGAGRMYRMYKDEGGPAACRRYVRAEIGAVVGELLRRAPFDRWVATSKTFRSLGRITGGAAPSSEGPYVHRELRLADLSGWVDRLAAMTPAQRAELPGVSKDRAEQLLAGAIVAESVMELTGAESVELCPWALREGVILNYLDHLQYWQRNGLKARSIKHVDTDLPTATSALG
- a CDS encoding VOC family protein produces the protein MHVDHLSYAAGPEGLLASAQFLSDALGVDSRDGGFHPRFGTRNRLIPLADGRYIEIVEVLDHPAADKAPFGQVVRARSEEGGGWMSWAVAIDDLSAYEAKLGREAAVGTRRFPDGRQLEWRQLGIKGLQADPQLPFFIRWISADELLPAALSAEGRTVSLRSLELSGDPARLTDWLGGDPDILLEGFHLEWTSRHGQPGIMSATFKTPRGLVTI
- a CDS encoding LuxR C-terminal-related transcriptional regulator; translated protein: MQPAESPLIGRERELRTLSELFGTALAGAPAVIVVAGTAHVGTTALVTEAVRRARRAAPGAQLLRLRGLAWERRLPGELARRLCAAADARDGVRSPGSPPVTAAGPPAADPQALTAAVLDRLRGGPAGGLLLVVEDAQHADPASLRVISSAVERLAAAPVVVVLEITVEETSDPELAAVLRAHRADTVLVGGLGADAVRDLARSRGQLLSPDAARRLAAFTGGLPGLVVELLDEFPGLDREASYDALPAPRSVRQELAAVLGDATGGVRDLVTALAVCGPGTPAGEVAALAGLADMLPALDEARARGLLRVRSHQGRLTLAFTTPMLAAAGYEAVDLVTRRRLHLAAAERATDDFDRAQHLFAAGQGPDAPLAERTAALAETYAADGRWRQAADSWVLAARGHPDRGLSRRYLELALDAMTGAGDLHEAELLAQEVESFPGTARRDEALGYLATVKARRGAAEQLLHRALAEAGDDAEVEAIAAHRLSLHALGEVDAEALVTWGDRSISAADRLGRPDLPAAVEAHTMLGLGLGMAGRVAEAEAAYRRTLEVLVTGAQRQRALMGHGWLELAWDRPHQAIQDFQAAIPQDFWQGSSRVALWASGWLARAHLEVGEWDSAMAVVERAQDLLDRTGTELIAPLIHWTGAEISALRGLSAQADWHVSQCLAVSSEYLVTRLPTAMARTRVAQARSDAAASLHAMEPIATAQRPSSVDEPGFWPWHDLWAGALSLTGRLDEADAFLRPHEQRALEAGRHSTTARLAMARGRLTSLRGDIEGARQSFEEALALVEDAPYSYLRTRINFLYGQALRRAGKRREAGVVLRRALDGFSAVGASVYVERCHRELQAGGAGGTRPAGFDVESLTAQEQAVARLVARGLSNADVGRELFISVKTVQFHLTRVYSKLGVRSRTELAAHRGELTEATG
- a CDS encoding sugar phosphate isomerase/epimerase gives rise to the protein MPRSGGTYATDRSSAQDPGEPQMDSTQADPTESDRAGTAGGPASGDGSRNLVTLSTASMFPESTASTFEVAARLGYDGVEVMIGIDQVAADVDALEKLRDYHGVPVTSIHAPTLVVTQLVWRGTGHWDKLRRSAEMALALDCDVVVVHPPFRWQGDYATGFVTGIAEVSRETGVRFCVENMYPWRTPAGEYKAYRPTWDPTDEPFEHLTLDLSHAATAQVRSLDLARAWGDRLQHMHLTDGLGSFRDEHLAPGTGNQDAAQVLQHTIGHGYTGDLCLELNTRAADSRAARERTLADALAWTRDRVAESVDLAPQPS
- a CDS encoding histidinol-phosphate transaminase is translated as MSLTLRPHIASMPPYRAGRSPKPGPDGRAWKVSSNENPYGPLPGVLEAVSRSLTEMNRYPDAGNTEITAAVATRHGLDEDRLAFGTGSVEVLAHLLEATCGPGDEVVYAWRSFEAYPLAVQVLGARSVPIPLTATGEHDLTAMLAAITPRTRVVMVCTPNNPTGPAVRHDDLVAFLRAVRDDIVVIVDEAYVEYVTDPDATRGLELFDVHPGVVSLRTFSKAYGLAALRVGWMAAADPALARAVRGATMPFAISAPAQTGVLASLEAEPELIGRVRVTVHERDRIAEELRRLGHPIPATQGNFVWFPAGELTHVWFDAFREAGLMTRAFPGEGLRVSIAEPDANDRILEVAGTLLG
- the radA gene encoding DNA repair protein RadA encodes the protein MSRPKTAARDPYVCSECGWTTAKWVGRCGECQQWGTVVEQGVRTGSLSRATRPVAPSHQAVPISEVRGEAAHRTVTGVGELDRVLGGGLVPGAVVLLAGEPGVGKSTLLLEVAAAWAQRGRRTLYVTGEESAAQVRMRAERTGDLSEQLYLAAETDLATVLGHLEQVSPSLLVVDSVQTMVAEGADGTAGGVTQVRAVTAELVRVAKLHHLAVIIVGHVTKDGSIAGPRTLEHLVDVVLSFEGDRHSGFRMVRATKNRFGAADEVGCFEMRENGIVEVPDPSGLFTSTTGGDRTVPGTCITVTVEGRRPLLAEIQSLVATSPLQIPRRTNHGVDSSRVAMLTAVLERRAAQPLGNKDVYVSTVGGARVVDPAADLAIALAIASATRDIAPPPGLMALGEIGLAGELRRVPGASRRVAEAIRLGFRTVLVPAGSEEELGRLPGTVRVLGVDSVLAALDLFGLVGGH
- a CDS encoding CPBP family intramembrane glutamic endopeptidase: MRGPAAEERSAGPTTAAPRAAYALEVLLLLFVSLGRSAVYAVLSIIDMSTRPGGVAAQTSQLNPTLVPDRPWLDAIYQVVETLLPVVPALLAVYLLGRTHAAPWAAIGMDLRRRGWGRDLAAGLGLAALIGVPGLGLFLAARAAGLAADVQAAGLGTSVWAMLVLVARALMNGLLEEVIVVGYLFDRLPRLGWPPWAVLVASALLRGSYHLYQGWGGFAGNIVMGLVFGLWYRRSGRVLPLVVAHTAIDVVAFVGYAVLAPRVGWL
- the benC gene encoding benzoate 1,2-dioxygenase electron transfer component BenC — translated: MSHQVALTFEDGVTRFVTAQQDQTVAEASYRARINIPVDCLDGACGTCKAFCESGSYDPGSFLEDALSPAEAAEGYCLPCQMTPRSDLVVRIAATSEVAKTVAGTFRATVADLHRYSDTVIGFTIEVDDRDALSYLPGQYVNIEVPGTDQRRSYSFSTSPDQRQLSFLVKITPGGAMSTWLTERAAVGDRLTLHGPNGSFFLREGTTPLLLLAGGTGLAPILAMLRTAASAGSTRPMHLIYGVSTDNEVVELDTLAALQAQLPQFTWDYTVSDPASTAERKGYVTAHIDPRNLYDGNVAVYLCGPPPMVEAVRTHFRTIGLEPEGFFYEKFSLASSSASRDHGVEVLEAEVGETVAEQAAGAVVLETTGVPAAPAPVPAGVTAALGTLPAGAAGLVEAVPAGADAYDLLPAPRAVGMAPLGSGAATLPADPTAFAIGGLTLSGTRDEVAEASAPGAAALAAGPGEEAYAIGGTVQGPQGYPPLHDPVLAAVVPVAPAEEVAPDGYVIGEEHPSILRSDALFDARTALELGVMELTIGRLDSGQLTGYRMLADACRPFVDGVRFVDADAFTDTNAVFHEYPFTFTGNEHLLEAYRRLGVAGHMHEMLPHGQWCHPDVIGDHDRIIDAFAAGDRELARRLIIEHAEHGKETTRRAMIRGGLLDEPGYLSPGRFTGKVVLVTGAAQGIGARVARRIAAEGGRLVLADRSGLLDEVVAGISRTGGTATAVRADLETYAGATAVVDAAVAAYGRIDVAIHVVGGTIWRKPYEEYREEEIEQEIRRSLFPTLWSCRAVLPQLYAQGHGTIVNVSSTATMGLNRLPYAAAKGGVNTLTKSLAFEAAPHGVRVVATAPGGTEAPPRRIPRGGEPQNPQQEAWHQVTVDQTVESSLLKRYGTLDEQAAAICFLASDEASYITGSILPVAGGDFGG